In Palaemon carinicauda isolate YSFRI2023 chromosome 28, ASM3689809v2, whole genome shotgun sequence, a single genomic region encodes these proteins:
- the LOC137621947 gene encoding protein FAM200C-like: protein MGNLVNFPFLEETVTENSTLPPTFVAKIVEHMQLLCISFDGYFSCEELQACKNWILNPFMQNLEDDKDDGSIKEDLIDMRHNRGNQMEFTNSQLDHFWASQLEAYPAIATKTPKVLVSFASTYLCEQGFSCLLHIKTKSRNQLNSEHDMRAALSTKTLRFNAIMAKIQQQQSH from the coding sequence atggggaatttggtaaatttccccttcctggaagagacagtcacagaaaattctaccctgccCCCAACatttgttgcaaaaattgttgaaCATATGCAGTTGCTGTGTATttcctttgatggttacttctcatgtgaagagttacaagcctgtaaaaactggatcttgaaccctttcatgcagaatttggaagatgataaagatgatggcagcatcaaggaagacctcatcgacatgagacacaatcgtgGAAACCAAATGGAGTTtaccaatagtcagctggaccacttctgggcttctcagctggaagcataccctgcaATAGCAACGAAAACACCCAAAGTGCTGGTATCTTTTGCATCTActtacttgtgtgagcaaggattttcttgtctacttcacatcaaaacgaaaagcagaaatcagctgaattctgaacatgacatgcgagCAGCACTCAGCACTAAGACACTAAGATTTAATGCCATTATGGCGAAAATACAGCAACAACaaagtcactag